One genomic segment of Paenibacillus durus includes these proteins:
- a CDS encoding NAD(P)H-binding protein → MEKAIVVGATGGTGASVTEELVKRGIRTVAFGRSREKLEQLRDRLGNPQNLSIAVGDAFRPNDIVTASEGANVLFHCANVPYHEMVSKLIPLGESVMEAAERLSLKVVVIDGIYPYGRRQMARATEEHPKQPHTRKGKIRLAYEKMLFGDRWSRAKVMIVRLPDYFGPTANEASYLGSTLEAIAAGKMAFFIGNMRIPREFVYLPDAAFMIAELAARNDAYGENWHIPGAGLISGREIVRIARKASGGTKPVIPLGRVGLSLLGMAVPVMKEVVEMLYLTEEPLVLSGDKYERLIGPVRATAFEEGITVTVRALQRKNDPFKGLE, encoded by the coding sequence TTGGAAAAAGCGATTGTCGTAGGAGCAACTGGAGGTACTGGCGCTTCGGTTACGGAGGAACTGGTTAAGCGAGGCATACGGACAGTGGCCTTCGGGAGATCTCGCGAGAAGCTGGAGCAGCTTAGGGATAGGCTGGGTAATCCGCAGAATTTATCAATTGCAGTAGGTGACGCTTTTCGTCCAAATGACATCGTGACCGCCTCAGAAGGTGCGAACGTCCTGTTCCACTGCGCGAACGTTCCGTATCACGAGATGGTAAGCAAGCTGATTCCTTTAGGCGAATCCGTGATGGAGGCCGCCGAGCGGCTGAGTTTGAAGGTGGTCGTGATCGACGGCATCTATCCCTATGGAAGAAGACAGATGGCCCGGGCAACAGAGGAACATCCGAAGCAGCCGCATACCAGGAAGGGCAAGATTAGGCTGGCCTACGAGAAGATGCTGTTTGGCGACCGATGGAGCCGGGCCAAGGTTATGATCGTCCGCTTGCCGGATTATTTCGGCCCTACAGCGAACGAAGCTTCTTATCTAGGCTCTACTCTCGAAGCAATCGCAGCCGGTAAGATGGCTTTTTTCATTGGCAATATGCGTATCCCTAGAGAGTTCGTCTACTTGCCGGACGCGGCGTTTATGATTGCGGAGCTCGCTGCCAGGAATGATGCTTATGGCGAGAACTGGCATATTCCGGGCGCAGGCTTGATCTCGGGAAGGGAGATTGTACGAATCGCCCGGAAGGCAAGCGGAGGCACCAAGCCGGTTATTCCGCTTGGAAGAGTTGGGCTATCTTTGCTCGGTATGGCCGTGCCGGTAATGAAGGAGGTAGTGGAGATGCTCTATCTAACCGAAGAGCCGCTAGTCTTGAGCGGGGATAAATACGAGCGGTTGATCGGACCGGTACGGGCGACAGCCTTTGAAGAGGGAATTACAGTTACGGTTCGCGCGCTGCAAAGAAAAAATGACCCTTTTAAGGGTTTGGAGTAA
- a CDS encoding cupredoxin domain-containing protein, whose translation MQTKKSIDRAALVPDPNTGYLIPDYFGTANWAYSPPLRKFVDAMPGLGPSSTNALGQYIPIAAPDTTTYPGSDYYEIAVVEFTEQMHSDLPPTTLRGYVQLSTTAVPGAQITLTHNGAPIVKGDGTPAYGVDAPHYMGPAIIATRDVPVRIKFYNLLPTGAGGGLFIPVDTTVMGAGMGPLGMDAVPMDYTQNRANIHLHGNNTIWISDGTPHQWITPAGEDTPYPQGVSVVNVPDMENVDDPRDVYRPCTTPMHKVQG comes from the coding sequence ATGCAGACAAAAAAATCTATAGACCGGGCGGCTCTCGTACCAGATCCGAATACTGGATATTTGATTCCGGACTATTTCGGTACAGCTAACTGGGCCTACAGCCCGCCGCTGAGAAAATTCGTTGATGCAATGCCAGGGCTTGGACCTAGCAGCACAAACGCTTTAGGCCAGTATATCCCGATTGCCGCCCCTGATACGACGACTTATCCGGGTTCTGACTACTATGAAATCGCCGTAGTAGAGTTTACAGAACAGATGCACTCGGATCTGCCGCCCACCACGCTCCGAGGCTATGTGCAATTGTCTACAACAGCCGTTCCCGGTGCGCAAATTACTTTGACCCATAATGGGGCGCCGATTGTAAAAGGTGATGGTACTCCGGCTTATGGAGTGGATGCCCCACATTATATGGGGCCTGCTATTATCGCCACTCGTGACGTACCGGTGCGCATCAAATTCTATAATCTGCTTCCTACCGGCGCTGGCGGCGGTCTCTTCATTCCGGTAGATACAACCGTTATGGGGGCAGGGATGGGACCTCTAGGAATGGATGCCGTGCCGATGGATTATACACAAAATCGCGCCAACATCCATCTCCATGGCAATAATACGATCTGGATTAGCGATGGAACGCCTCATCAGTGGATTACCCCGGCGGGAGAAGACACTCCCTATCCCCAGGGCGTCAGTGTAGTAAATGTCCCTGATATGGAGAATGTAGACGACCCCCGCGATGTATACAGACCCTGTACTACACCAATGCACAAAGTGCAAGGCTGA
- a CDS encoding TetR/AcrR family transcriptional regulator has product MESQRKKIDRRSKRSQQLLKQSFMELMREKGFTAITIQDITDRADVNRGTFYAHFPDKYALLELSIRQKFRSLLNDKLPSASGWDNNNLRILIHTVLEHFRSLYGRCSPVDTVNQLFERTVQEELAALLSRWLEQLQASQAEWKVPIETMALMISWSIFGAAAQWSRGKSDFTVEEMTAHVLVMITEGTARVAPIDLPD; this is encoded by the coding sequence ATGGAATCGCAAAGAAAAAAGATCGACCGGCGCAGCAAGCGATCACAGCAATTATTGAAGCAATCCTTTATGGAGCTGATGAGAGAAAAGGGCTTTACCGCGATAACGATTCAGGACATTACCGACCGGGCGGATGTTAACAGAGGCACGTTCTATGCACATTTTCCCGACAAATACGCCCTTTTGGAACTATCCATTCGCCAGAAATTCCGAAGCCTCTTGAACGACAAGCTGCCGTCAGCCTCCGGCTGGGATAACAACAATTTACGTATTCTCATTCATACCGTGTTGGAGCACTTCAGATCGTTATACGGCCGCTGCAGTCCCGTTGATACGGTAAATCAGTTGTTCGAACGAACGGTGCAGGAAGAGCTTGCGGCGCTGTTATCACGGTGGCTTGAACAGCTTCAAGCCTCTCAAGCGGAGTGGAAGGTTCCCATCGAAACGATGGCCCTCATGATCAGTTGGTCGATCTTTGGAGCCGCAGCCCAGTGGAGCAGGGGAAAAAGTGATTTTACCGTGGAAGAAATGACCGCTCATGTGCTTGTTATGATTACGGAAGGTACAGCAAGAGTAGCTCCCATTGATCTGCCGGATTAA
- a CDS encoding TetR/AcrR family transcriptional regulator, whose translation MTKSETRSVNRKSDIISAAIEVFAETGYFRATTAQVAERAKISQPYIFRFFSTKEALLLTALEVSWTRVIDSFRKVVESASPEQLETELIQAYVVILESYRNEVLLQMQAQTIQEDSIREAMRDGFGEVRRMVLDAFRSAGIPDAEERTMLFLARGMLCNISAALAMPELMEI comes from the coding sequence ATGACAAAATCCGAGACGAGATCGGTTAATCGCAAATCGGACATCATTTCGGCGGCGATCGAAGTATTCGCGGAGACAGGGTACTTTCGGGCAACGACGGCACAAGTCGCGGAACGAGCCAAAATATCGCAGCCATATATTTTTCGTTTTTTCTCGACCAAAGAAGCTTTGCTGCTGACGGCGCTGGAAGTATCCTGGACGCGAGTGATCGATTCCTTCCGCAAGGTCGTGGAGTCCGCGTCGCCGGAACAGCTGGAGACCGAGCTAATCCAGGCCTACGTGGTTATTTTGGAATCCTATCGGAATGAAGTGCTGCTTCAAATGCAGGCTCAGACGATCCAGGAAGACTCGATCCGGGAAGCGATGCGGGATGGATTCGGGGAAGTCCGCCGAATGGTTCTGGATGCCTTCCGCTCAGCCGGTATTCCGGATGCCGAGGAACGGACGATGCTATTCCTGGCCCGGGGCATGCTATGCAACATTTCGGCAGCGCTGGCTATGCCCGAGTTGATGGAAATATGA
- a CDS encoding fibronectin type III domain-containing protein, protein MFYHDHSYGITRLNVYAGEAAAYLLTDQVEQDLINGTNTTGVNPGLQKILPDLGIPLVIQDKTFVDTNTILNTDPTWAWGTTPGTPNTGDLWYPHVYSPAQNPWDPSGANAFGRWMYGPWFWPPTTNIEHGPVPNPYYDPVNAPELPPMMPATPNPSMPGEAFMDTPLVNGTAYPYLEVEPQAYRFRILNAADDRFFNLQLYVADPAGYISPDTGYATEVKMVPASGTPGIPADWPSGVPDPVLKGPDWIQIGTESGFLPAPVVIPSQPITWNLNATNFNFGNVDQHSLLLGTAERADVIVDFSQYAGKTLILYNDAPAAFPAADTRYDYYTGNPDLTAEGGAPSTQPGYGPNIRTIMQIRVAASAPAPAYDVTALETAFSKTDTKRGVLEAAQDPIIIPQAAYNSAYNVNNLPANASSAYVRLFEFSKTFSPIDASGVLLPPVTLQIEPKALQDEMGEVYDTRYGRMSGMLGLEFPVTSSNFNQFVVYSYTSPPVEIIKGTANLNATPIGSLDDGTQIWKITHNGVDTHTIHTHLFSAQLINRVAWDGAMLPPDPNELGWKETFRVNPLEHTIIALRPRIPSHAQVPFEVPNSVRLIDPTMPEGAVLTPPPPAGWTDPLGNPINQVTNHYVNFGWEYVYHCHILAHEEMDMMHAVAFAVPPKAPSSLAANLTGSFVNKRVVLTWTDNSANDTGFTVQRAASSSGPWTTIATLPANSTSYTDPIGITINIYYYRVFASNTVGDTATPGFPTMTVDSDFSNVVMVDPNQVQPPAAPTNLTARRLTGPRVRLTWRDNSSNETGFVIERSDNGGAFFPVGLRFSGNVNFTDRTVMRGNRYTYRVAAVNEAGLSAYSNTVTLNL, encoded by the coding sequence ATGTTCTATCATGATCACTCCTATGGCATCACTCGGCTTAATGTCTACGCCGGAGAAGCCGCAGCGTATCTATTGACAGACCAGGTCGAACAGGATCTTATCAACGGCACCAACACAACCGGGGTAAATCCGGGCTTGCAAAAGATTCTTCCCGACCTTGGAATTCCCCTCGTTATCCAAGACAAAACCTTCGTTGATACCAACACTATCCTTAACACGGATCCCACTTGGGCATGGGGCACAACGCCAGGTACACCCAATACCGGCGACCTTTGGTATCCTCATGTCTACAGCCCGGCCCAGAATCCTTGGGACCCCAGCGGGGCAAACGCATTTGGCCGATGGATGTATGGTCCGTGGTTCTGGCCGCCCACAACGAATATAGAACATGGGCCGGTTCCGAACCCCTACTACGATCCCGTAAATGCGCCCGAGCTTCCGCCAATGATGCCTGCGACGCCGAACCCTTCCATGCCGGGTGAAGCGTTTATGGACACTCCACTTGTCAATGGTACCGCCTACCCCTACCTGGAAGTGGAGCCCCAGGCTTATCGTTTCCGCATCCTGAATGCCGCCGATGACCGTTTCTTTAATTTGCAATTGTATGTAGCTGATCCCGCCGGCTATATCTCGCCTGACACGGGATATGCTACAGAAGTCAAGATGGTACCCGCTAGTGGAACTCCGGGCATTCCTGCAGACTGGCCAAGCGGCGTGCCCGATCCTGTCTTAAAAGGACCGGATTGGATTCAGATCGGCACCGAGAGCGGTTTCCTGCCGGCACCTGTGGTGATTCCCAGCCAGCCGATCACATGGAATCTGAATGCGACAAACTTCAACTTCGGAAATGTCGATCAGCACTCGCTCCTGCTGGGAACCGCCGAACGGGCAGATGTCATCGTTGACTTTTCCCAATATGCCGGAAAGACACTCATTCTTTACAACGATGCTCCTGCAGCTTTCCCCGCTGCCGACACACGCTATGACTATTACACCGGCAACCCGGACCTAACTGCCGAGGGCGGCGCGCCTTCCACGCAGCCTGGCTACGGCCCCAATATCCGCACGATCATGCAGATCAGAGTGGCGGCTTCCGCTCCCGCACCTGCGTATGACGTTACTGCGCTGGAAACAGCTTTTTCTAAAACAGATACAAAAAGAGGCGTCTTAGAAGCGGCCCAAGATCCGATCATTATCCCGCAGGCTGCCTACAACTCCGCCTATAACGTTAATAATTTACCTGCAAACGCTTCAAGCGCCTACGTGCGACTTTTTGAGTTTTCCAAAACCTTTAGTCCGATAGACGCGAGCGGAGTTCTTCTGCCGCCTGTTACCCTGCAGATCGAACCGAAGGCTTTACAAGATGAAATGGGTGAAGTCTACGACACGAGGTATGGACGGATGAGCGGCATGCTTGGATTAGAATTCCCTGTCACGAGCTCTAACTTCAATCAATTTGTAGTCTACAGCTATACCAGTCCCCCCGTTGAAATTATTAAAGGCACAGCAAATCTTAATGCGACTCCGATTGGCTCACTGGATGATGGAACCCAGATCTGGAAGATCACTCACAACGGCGTGGATACCCATACCATTCATACTCACCTGTTCTCTGCGCAGCTCATTAACCGTGTCGCCTGGGACGGAGCCATGTTACCACCTGATCCTAATGAACTGGGCTGGAAGGAAACCTTTAGAGTAAACCCGCTCGAGCACACAATTATTGCTCTCCGACCTAGAATTCCTTCCCATGCGCAGGTGCCATTCGAGGTGCCAAACAGTGTTCGTCTGATCGACCCGACAATGCCCGAGGGCGCTGTACTGACACCGCCGCCACCTGCAGGATGGACCGATCCGTTAGGAAATCCAATTAACCAAGTTACTAACCATTATGTAAACTTTGGGTGGGAATACGTGTATCACTGCCATATTTTGGCTCATGAAGAGATGGATATGATGCATGCTGTGGCGTTTGCCGTTCCGCCGAAAGCGCCTTCCAGTCTCGCTGCTAATCTTACCGGTTCCTTCGTCAACAAGCGTGTAGTATTAACCTGGACGGACAATTCCGCGAACGATACTGGCTTCACTGTCCAGCGGGCAGCCAGCAGTTCTGGTCCATGGACTACCATAGCAACGCTGCCCGCTAATTCAACTTCATACACCGATCCAATCGGCATCACTATCAACATTTACTACTACCGGGTATTTGCCTCCAACACTGTCGGCGATACCGCGACTCCCGGCTTCCCAACCATGACCGTCGACTCTGACTTTTCCAATGTCGTGATGGTTGATCCCAATCAGGTCCAGCCGCCGGCGGCTCCAACTAATTTGACTGCAAGACGGCTAACCGGACCACGGGTTCGTCTGACCTGGAGAGACAATTCCAGTAATGAAACTGGTTTTGTGATCGAGCGCTCTGATAATGGCGGAGCCTTCTTCCCAGTTGGACTGAGATTTTCGGGCAACGTCAACTTCACGGATAGAACAGTCATGCGCGGCAATCGTTACACCTACCGGGTAGCGGCCGTAAATGAGGCAGGACTGTCAGCTTATTCGAACACGGTTACCTTGAATTTGTAA
- a CDS encoding polysaccharide lyase 6 family protein, which translates to MLQSFLRKKRRLSLTLCFMLLLTLLPVAPPVLAANLLSDDFESYSGFPSGSWLSGNGSWSIVTDGTKVAKQSSTGNTFIATAGQSSWTDYTYSAKVKVGATNVRNGIVGRYVDSNNYYFLLLYNGNVLLNKKQSGSTSTLQQAAFTADTSTFYELKLEISGTSVKGYVDGVLKVQATDSGLTAGKVGLYANGAASFDDVLVTGSAPVSGDTTAPSAVSNLAASSPASSSVTLTWTAPGDDGTSGTAASNDIRYSTAVITPSNFSSASQAAGEPVPAAAGTSQSMVVGGLKPSTTYYFAMRMTDEANNASAISNVASAATTSGSGGSVVNVSTSEDLDSALSSAAPGTTIILTDGTYKKSGSFAISGKNGTAANPITIKAANRDQAVISGGANITATKSSYIVIEGLKFTNTGNSAIKLTSSNNIRITRNHFRLTEDGNSLRWLYIGGANSHHNRIDHNLFEDKHDLGNFITFDGSDTQVSQYDIVEYNHFRNIGPRATNEMEAIRVGWSNISMSDGYITLQYNLFEDCDGDPEIVSFKSGKNIFRYNTIRNSQGVVSSRHGNGNSFYGNFFLGDGSKPDLGGIRIYGQDHKVYNNYFEGLTGSGYDATIAVDGGDVDTSGALNSHFRVYRAEIVNNTLVNNVTGIEIGKNYSLAPKDSKIANNVITGSSKKLINEYKMPDNMTYEGNIVYPTGSGAVGITASASQAAVADPLFTTVNGLQKLSASSPAINASSGSYTYVTDDMDRLPRSDVNDVGADEYSTASILNAPLVSEDVGINAP; encoded by the coding sequence ATGCTGCAATCGTTTTTGAGAAAAAAAAGGAGGTTAAGTCTAACCCTTTGCTTCATGCTTCTACTCACCCTGCTACCCGTTGCACCACCTGTATTGGCTGCCAATCTCTTGAGTGACGACTTCGAATCGTACTCCGGATTTCCTTCCGGTTCATGGTTAAGCGGCAACGGAAGCTGGAGCATCGTCACAGACGGAACCAAGGTAGCCAAGCAATCATCAACGGGCAACACGTTTATCGCAACAGCCGGTCAATCTTCCTGGACGGATTATACATACTCGGCTAAGGTCAAGGTCGGGGCGACGAATGTGCGCAACGGAATCGTCGGTCGTTATGTAGATAGCAACAACTACTATTTCTTGCTTCTCTACAACGGGAATGTGCTGTTGAACAAGAAGCAATCCGGCTCGACAAGCACACTCCAGCAGGCCGCTTTTACCGCGGATACTTCGACCTTCTATGAGCTAAAGCTGGAAATCAGCGGCACATCGGTGAAAGGCTATGTTGACGGCGTTCTGAAGGTGCAGGCGACGGACAGCGGTCTGACAGCCGGTAAAGTAGGACTTTACGCCAACGGAGCCGCTTCCTTTGACGACGTGCTGGTGACAGGCAGCGCCCCGGTCAGCGGCGATACGACCGCTCCGTCTGCGGTGTCCAATCTGGCGGCAAGCTCACCTGCTTCCTCGTCCGTAACGCTGACATGGACGGCTCCTGGCGATGACGGCACATCCGGTACGGCAGCGTCCAATGACATTCGTTACAGCACGGCTGTAATTACCCCTTCGAACTTCAGCAGCGCTTCCCAGGCGGCAGGCGAACCTGTTCCCGCAGCAGCCGGAACAAGCCAATCCATGGTGGTAGGAGGATTGAAGCCTTCCACAACATACTATTTCGCAATGAGAATGACGGACGAAGCCAACAACGCATCTGCCATCTCGAACGTGGCAAGTGCGGCGACTACATCGGGCAGCGGCGGCAGCGTGGTGAATGTTTCTACGTCCGAGGATCTGGACAGTGCCCTCTCCAGCGCAGCCCCCGGCACGACAATCATCCTTACGGACGGTACATACAAGAAGAGCGGGTCATTCGCCATTAGCGGCAAGAATGGCACGGCTGCCAATCCGATCACAATTAAAGCGGCCAATCGTGATCAAGCAGTGATCAGCGGCGGCGCCAATATAACGGCGACCAAATCTTCCTATATTGTCATCGAAGGTCTGAAATTTACCAATACCGGAAACTCGGCAATCAAGCTCACGAGCTCCAACAATATTCGAATCACGCGCAACCATTTCCGTTTGACAGAGGACGGCAACTCCTTGAGATGGCTCTATATCGGCGGCGCGAACAGCCATCACAATCGGATTGATCACAATCTGTTCGAGGATAAGCATGACCTTGGCAACTTCATTACGTTCGACGGTTCTGATACACAGGTGTCGCAGTATGATATCGTCGAGTATAACCACTTCCGCAATATCGGCCCGCGTGCGACAAATGAGATGGAAGCGATTCGCGTCGGATGGAGCAATATATCAATGTCGGACGGCTACATTACCCTGCAGTACAACCTGTTCGAAGACTGCGACGGAGATCCGGAGATCGTATCGTTTAAGAGTGGAAAGAACATCTTCCGTTACAATACGATTCGCAATTCGCAAGGCGTCGTTTCTTCGCGCCATGGCAATGGGAACAGCTTCTATGGCAACTTCTTTCTTGGCGACGGTTCAAAACCGGACCTTGGCGGCATCCGTATCTATGGTCAGGATCATAAGGTCTACAACAACTACTTCGAAGGTTTAACAGGCTCCGGATATGATGCAACCATTGCCGTCGATGGCGGGGATGTTGACACAAGCGGGGCGCTCAACTCGCATTTTCGCGTGTATCGGGCAGAGATTGTCAATAACACGCTTGTGAATAACGTGACAGGAATTGAGATTGGTAAGAACTACTCGCTTGCCCCGAAAGACAGCAAGATCGCCAACAATGTTATCACAGGCTCCAGCAAAAAGCTGATCAACGAGTACAAGATGCCGGATAATATGACATATGAAGGCAATATCGTTTATCCTACCGGCAGCGGGGCCGTAGGCATCACCGCTTCCGCTTCGCAGGCGGCAGTTGCGGACCCGCTCTTCACCACGGTGAACGGATTACAGAAGCTTTCAGCGTCCAGCCCTGCCATTAACGCGTCGTCCGGCAGCTATACTTATGTAACGGATGACATGGACAGGCTGCCAAGAAGCGATGTGAATGATGTCGGCGCAGACGAATACTCGACCGCTTCTATTTTAAACGCGCCGCTGGTTTCGGAGGATGTGGGTATAAACGCTCCGTAA
- a CDS encoding GGDEF domain-containing protein yields the protein MKTRIKAAFSIILPFILIALAYIFYTKTNTMSKPQLDIIQLSPYVIFLIGAAISWKFNRSREFFILIILALCIALIKYFPGTIGKSTQIADIYSIICLVIPINIAFFSFLKERGIFSLWGFIRIGVILSQFLFIFWLINSGQREFLDLFHKDILPANLDSITPVSQVSIIAFLAALIILIIRQISYKSSQDISFAGVLFALFFALHHSGNPIFYAIFFAASGIILITSIIQDSYSMAFSDELTGLPSRRALKQDMMKLGMNYVIAMLDIDFFKKFNDTYGHDTGDEVLKLVASIIKDVTGGGKSFRYGGEEFTILFPGKSINDVLPHLEELREKVSKRGFTLRGKGRSKKNSKSRSKSAKPSKQIYITVSIGVSQKSEKYKTPDAVMKSADTALYRAKKKGRNCVSK from the coding sequence TTGAAGACAAGGATTAAAGCAGCTTTTTCGATCATACTGCCATTTATTTTAATTGCTCTAGCCTATATTTTTTACACCAAGACTAACACAATGTCCAAACCGCAACTGGATATTATACAGCTGTCTCCTTATGTAATATTTCTTATAGGGGCCGCCATTTCTTGGAAATTTAACCGCAGCCGAGAATTTTTCATTCTAATCATTCTTGCTCTATGTATAGCTTTAATTAAATATTTTCCGGGGACTATTGGTAAATCAACGCAAATTGCTGATATCTATTCGATCATTTGTTTGGTGATTCCTATAAACATTGCGTTTTTTTCTTTTTTAAAAGAACGAGGTATATTCAGTTTATGGGGGTTTATTCGTATAGGTGTTATTCTTTCCCAATTCTTATTCATATTCTGGCTAATTAACTCGGGACAAAGAGAGTTTCTTGATCTGTTTCATAAAGACATATTACCTGCGAACCTTGATTCAATAACTCCAGTATCGCAAGTGTCAATAATAGCCTTTTTGGCAGCTTTAATCATACTCATCATTAGGCAAATTTCATACAAATCCTCGCAGGATATTTCCTTTGCAGGTGTGCTATTTGCATTGTTTTTTGCGCTGCACCATAGTGGTAATCCCATATTTTATGCCATATTTTTCGCGGCTTCAGGAATAATTCTTATAACTTCAATCATACAGGATTCGTATTCCATGGCATTTTCTGATGAACTTACAGGTCTGCCGTCGCGAAGGGCCCTCAAGCAAGATATGATGAAACTGGGCATGAACTATGTGATTGCTATGTTGGACATTGATTTTTTTAAAAAGTTCAATGACACTTATGGACATGATACGGGAGATGAGGTTTTAAAGCTGGTTGCTTCGATAATAAAGGATGTTACGGGTGGGGGAAAATCTTTCCGTTATGGCGGAGAGGAATTCACCATTCTTTTCCCAGGCAAAAGCATCAATGATGTGCTTCCTCATCTCGAAGAACTGAGAGAAAAAGTTTCCAAAAGGGGTTTTACACTGCGTGGGAAGGGCAGATCCAAAAAAAATTCAAAAAGCAGATCTAAAAGCGCAAAACCATCCAAACAAATCTACATAACCGTAAGTATCGGCGTCTCCCAAAAAAGTGAAAAGTACAAAACTCCAGATGCTGTTATGAAATCGGCCGATACAGCTTTATATCGTGCAAAGAAGAAAGGTAGAAATTGTGTTAGTAAATAA
- a CDS encoding NADP-dependent oxidoreductase — translation MQVESAGKMKAIRYHVHGGPEVLRYEDVPVPKEGEGEVLVRIHAAGVNPGDWQIRSGLAGDRFPLPYIPGWDISGIVQSVGAGVDGFRQGDAVYGMTRDSSGCAEYVAIPARQLANKPKSVSYVEAAGMPMSAFTAWHALFEQGGLKAGQTVLINGASGGVGHFAVQLAKWKGAKVIGVASGRNETFLQGLGVDQFVDYSVAPPGQAVRNVDLVLDTVGGMEGDQLLDVIKPGGTLVPITWGQYSSEKAANMSVTVQDVKLLQIESAYLDELARLADNGVLRIAIDSVFPLEETAKAHEISESRRARGKIIIQVTE, via the coding sequence ATGCAAGTTGAATCTGCCGGGAAGATGAAAGCTATCCGGTATCATGTCCACGGAGGGCCTGAGGTACTGCGCTATGAGGATGTGCCTGTTCCGAAGGAAGGCGAAGGTGAAGTGCTGGTTCGTATCCATGCCGCAGGCGTAAACCCGGGTGATTGGCAAATCCGTTCGGGACTCGCCGGCGACCGGTTTCCGCTCCCCTATATTCCAGGCTGGGATATTTCAGGGATTGTTCAGTCTGTCGGAGCGGGAGTTGATGGATTTCGGCAAGGGGATGCCGTTTACGGGATGACCCGCGACAGTTCGGGATGTGCGGAATATGTCGCTATACCTGCCAGGCAGCTTGCGAACAAGCCCAAGTCCGTCAGCTATGTCGAGGCGGCAGGGATGCCGATGTCCGCGTTTACCGCTTGGCATGCTTTGTTCGAGCAAGGAGGGCTAAAAGCCGGTCAGACGGTATTAATCAATGGCGCCTCCGGCGGCGTCGGCCATTTTGCGGTACAGTTGGCCAAATGGAAGGGAGCGAAAGTGATCGGCGTCGCATCCGGGAGAAATGAAACATTTTTGCAGGGACTGGGCGTTGATCAATTCGTAGATTATTCTGTTGCTCCCCCCGGGCAGGCGGTGCGGAACGTTGATCTTGTCTTGGATACGGTAGGCGGCATGGAGGGGGATCAGCTTCTGGACGTTATCAAGCCGGGCGGTACGCTGGTTCCGATTACTTGGGGACAATATTCGTCCGAGAAGGCTGCCAATATGTCAGTAACGGTACAAGACGTAAAGCTGCTGCAGATTGAAAGCGCCTATTTGGATGAGCTTGCTCGTCTGGCCGATAACGGTGTTTTGCGCATAGCGATCGATTCGGTGTTCCCGCTGGAGGAGACGGCTAAGGCGCATGAAATCAGTGAGAGCCGCAGGGCGCGTGGGAAAATTATTATACAAGTGACGGAATGA